The genomic interval GGAGGAGAAGCGCGTTGAGCGCCCCGCGCTCTTTATACGCCGCGGTGAATTGCAGATTCTCGAACTTCAGCCACACTTCGGCGCCGACCAGTTGGGACAGGGTCTGCGAATGCAGCGTCGGCGTGCGCACGACCGCGCCGTTAATTCGCCCCGCCGCCGCGCGCACATCGTCCAATGTGATCGCCGGAAAATCGGCGGCGGGGGTCAGGGTGAGGTGATCGGTCATAGAGTGCGGCCCTAACGGCATGAAAGCCACAGGGGAAGGCCTTCTTACGCCCTCCCCTTCAGGGGAGGGCAGCGAGACTTGGGAGCTCGCTCCCTAGTCGCAGCGGGTGGGGGCCATCGGCCTTGCGCAAGGCCGATGGCCCCCAACCCCAACCCCTCCCCTGAAGGGGAGGGGCTTGATGCGCACCTAGCGCGGCACCCAAACCGCCGTTATGAACCCCGCCATGAGCGAACAGAAATTGCGCATCAGCTTCATCGGCACCGGCGTCATGGGCGGACCGATGGCGGGGCATCTCGCGAAAGCGGGGCACGACCTCACCGTCTATAATCGCACAAGATCGAAGGCCGACGTCTGGGTCGCGGCGCATGGCGGAACCGCGGCATCGACCCCGGCGGAGGCCGCGGAGGACGCCGATGTCGTTCTCACCTGTGTCGGCAACGACGACGATCTCGCGCAGGTCACGCTCGGACGCGACGGCGCGTTCAAGGCGATGAAAAAGGGCGCGCTGTTCGTCGATCACACCACCGTTTCGGCGCGCATCGCGCGCCAGCTCTCGGTCGAGGCCGACGGGCTCGGCCTCCTCTGCCTCGACGCCCCGGTCTCGGGCGGCGAGGCGGGCGCACAGAACGGCACGCTCTCGATCATGTGCGGCGGCAGCGTCGAAGCCTTTGCCGCCGCCGCGCCGGTGATGCAGGCCTATGCCGCGCGCATGGTCCATATCGGCGGACCCGGCGCGGGGCAGACGACCAAGATGGTTAACCAGATCGCGATCGCGGGCGTGGTCCAGGGCCTCTCCGAAGCGCTGCGCTTCGCGCAGGCGTCGAAGCTCGACACCGACAAGGTGTTCGAAGCGGTGTCGGGCGGCGCGGCGGCGAGCTGGCAGATGCTCAACCGCTGGGATACGATGGCGAAGGACGAATTCGACTTCGGCTTCGCGGTCGACTGGATGCGCAAGGACCTCGGCCTCGCGCTCGACGAAGCGCGCGTCAACGGCGCGACCTTGCCCGTCGCCAGCCTCGTCGACCAATTTTACGCGGACGTGCAAAAGGCCGGCGGCGGCCGCAAGGATACGAGCTCGCTCGTGACGAGGCTGCCGAAGTGAGGCGCGCGTGCAAAAATCATCCCCTCCCGCAGGCGGGAGGGGCAGCGAAACTTGGTCCGGCGAAGCCGGGCCTAGTTGCAGCGGGGTGGGCAAGCTGCCTTCGCCTCCTGCCCACCCCGCTGCGACTAGCCAGCAAGCTGGCAAGTCTCGCTGCCCCTCCCGCCTGCGGGATGGGATTGCTGGCCCTTCTCGCCCTCACCCTCGCCGCCCCCGCGCACGCCGACACGCTGATCGACAATGTCAACGGCATCACGCTCGACAAGGACGGCAAGCTCGTCCGCTTCACCGGGCTCGTCATCGATACCGAGGGCAAGGTGAAGCAGCTGCTCGGCCGCAAGGACAAGCGCCCCGAACGCCCCGATTTCAAGCAGGACGGCAAGGGCAAGACCCTCATCCCCGGGCTGATCGACGCGCACGGCCATGTCATGGGGCTCGGTTTCAAGCTGATGCTTCTCGACCTGTCGGGCACCGGCAGCCTCGCCGAAGCGCAGGCGGCGATCCGCAAATATGCCGCCGAAAATCCCGAAATGCCGTGGATCATCGGGTCGGGGTGGAATCAGGAGAAATGGGGCCTCGGCCGCTTCCCGACCGCCGCCGATCTCGACGCCGCCGTGCCGGACCGCCCCGTCTGGCTCGAACGCGTCGACGGCCACGCCGGCTGGGCGAACAGCGCGGCGATGGCGGCGGCGAAAATCACCCCCGCGAGCAAGTCGCCCGAGGGTGGCCGCATCGAAATGGCGGGCGGCAAGCCGAGCGGCGTCTTCGTCGACGCCGCGATGCGCCTGATCGACGGCGCCAAGCCCAAGCCGCTCGCGCGCGACCTCGACCGCGCGCTGTATCTGGCGCAGCAGAAATTGCTCGAACAGGGGATCACGACGATCGCCGACATGGGCACGACGATCGAGGAATGGCAGGCCTATCGCCGCGCAGGCGACAAGAAGCAGCTCGCGGTGCGCATCCTCTCCTATGGCGGCGACATCGACAATATGGCGATCATCGCCGGGTCCGAACCGACACCGTGGCTCTACGACGACCGGCTGCGCATGGTCGGGGTGAAGCTCTATCTCGACGGCGCGCTGGGTTCGCGCGGCGCGTGGTTGAAGGCGCCTTATGCCGACGCGCCGGGACAGAAGGGGCTTCCCCTCCTCACCCCCGCGCAGCTGCGCAACAAGATGGTGCGCGCGTCGATGGACAAGTTTCAGGTCGCGATCCACGCGATCGGCGATGCGGCGAATGCCGAGGCGCTCGCCGCCATCGCCGACCTCACCGCCGACCTGCCCGGCGAGCGCCGCTGGCGCATCGAACATGCGCAGATCATTGACCCCGCCGACATCGCGCGCTTCGCCGAGCTCAAGGTCGTCGCCTCGATGCAGCCGATCCACCAACCATCGGACCGCCTCATGGCCGAAGCGCGCCTCGGCCCAGACCGCCTCAAGGGCGCCTATGCGTGGCGCAGCCTCCAGAATGCGGGCGTCCGCCTCGCCTTCGGTTCGGACGTGCCGGTCGAAAGCGCCAACCCCTTCCCCGGCATCGCCGCCGCCATCTCGCGCACCGATGCCAAGGGCGAACCCTTCGGCGGCTGGCGCCCGGAGGAAGCGGTCAGCCGCGAGACCGCGCTCGACGGCTTCACCCGCACCGCGGCCTATGCGGGATTTGCGGAAGACCGCATCGGCACGCTGATGCCGGGGATGCGCGCCGATTTCCTGATCGTCGACGCCGACCCGATGCTCGCGAGCCCCGACGAGATCCGCCGCATGGCGCCGCTCGAAACCTGGGTCGGCGGCTATCGCTATTACAAGCAGAAGGAAGGCGCGACCGTTGGCCGATAGTCCTTCGCGCCGCGCGCTGCTGACCGGCCTCGCGGCGCTGCCCGTCGCGGCGAGCGCGGCGGCGGCCGAGCGCAAGGAGCGCCGCTCGAAAAAGCGCAAGCCGCCCAAGCCCAAGGTCCAGCATGTCGATGTCGCGATCATCGGCGCCGGCGTCTTCGGCGCGTGGACCGCGTGGCATCTCCTCCGCGCGGGCAAGTCGGTGCGCCTCTTCGACGCCTATGGCGCGGGCAACGCGCGCAGCTCGTCGGGCGGAGCGAGCCGCGTCATCCGCATGGGTTATGGCGCCGACACCCTCTATTCGGAGATGGCGCGCGAATCGCTCGAATATTGGAAAGAGCTTTCCGACAGCGCGAGCGCGCCGATCTTCCACAACACCGGCGTGCTCTGGTTCGCGCCGCAGGGCGAGGCCTACACCCAACAGTCGCTCGCCTGGCTGCAGGCGAACCGCGTGCGCCACGAGCATGGCGACGTCAGCTGGCTCCAGAACAAATATCGCCAGATCCAATTCTATCAGGGCGAGACGGGCATCCTCGAGACCGAGGCGGGCGCGCTGATCGCCGCGCGCGGCGTGCAGGAACTGATCGCCGACGCCCAGATCGAGGTCGAACGCGTCGTCATGCCCGCGCCGCTCTTCTCGAAGCGGACGAAGCGCCACACGCTCCCCGACGGCGGCACCGCCGATCATCTCGTCTATGCCGCGGGCCCGTGGATCGCCGAACTCTTCCCGCAGCAACTGATGAACAAGATCGTCGCGACGCGGCAGGAAGTCTATCATTTCGGCGCGCCGCAAGGCGACACGCGCTTCGCCCCGCCCGAGCTTCCCGTCTGGGCCGATTTCAACAACGGCCGCATCGTTTACGGCATCCCCGACCTCGAAGGCGCGGGGTTCAAGATCGCGTTCGACACGCACGGTCCGGCGATCGACCCCGACACGCTCGAACGCCAGCTCACCCCGGCGGGCATCGCCGAAGCGCGCGCCTATGTCGCGCGGCGTTTCCCCGGTCTCGCGGGCGCCCCGCTGCTCGGCGGGCGCGTCTGCCAATATGAGAACAGCTCGAACGGCGACTATCTGATCGACCGCCTGCCCGGGCAGGAACGCGTCTGGCTCGTCGGCGGCGGGTCGGGACACGGCTTCAAGAACGGCCCCGCGGTGGGAAAGCGCGTCGCGGCGCATATCCTCGACGAGGATCTCGCGGTCGAACCGCGCTTCAGCTTCGCGACCAAGGGGACCGTCGCGGCGCGGACGGTGTTCTGATGGACCCCCGCCCCCTCATTCGTCATCCCGGCGAAGGCCGGGATCTCGCCGGTGCGGCAAAACGAGAGGGTGAGATCCCGGCCTTCGCCGGGATGACGATTTGAAAGGGGAGCAAGCGTGCGCCTGACCGACTGCCACAATATCGACGACTTCCGCGCGCTCGCGAAGCGCCGCCTGCCGTGGCCGGTGTTCGACTATATCGACGGCGCCGCCGACGACGAGGTCACGCGCCGCCGCAACCGCGCGGCGTTCGACGGCTGCGACCTCATCCCGCGCGTGCTCGCCGGCGTCGAAAGTGTCGACATGAAGACGACGCTGTTCGGGCGCGAGATCGCGATGCCGCTCTTCCTCGCGCCGACCGCGCTCCAGCGCCTCTTCCACTGGCAGGGCGAGCGCGCCGTCCTCCGCGCCGCCGCCAATGCCGGCACCGTCGCGGGCATTTCGAGCCTCGCGACGATCGGCCTCGCCGAAGCGGGCGCGCTGACCACCGGTCCCAAGCTGTTCCAGCTCTATGTCCATCACGACGAGGGGCTCAACCAGGCGATGCTCGACGCCGCGCGCGCGGCGCAATTCGATGCCGTCGCGCTCACCGTGGACACCATCGTCGGCGGCAACCGCGAACGCTGCCTGCGCTCGGGCTTCACCTCGCCGCCGCGCTTCACGGCGCGCAACATGCTCTCCTACGCCGCCAAACCCAGCTGGGGGCTCAACTATGTGCTGCGCGAGAAATTCAGCCTGCCCAACCTTGCCACGCATGTGTCCGAAGGATCGAGCGTGCCCAGGTCGGTCGCCGAATATTTCACCTCGATGCTCGACCAGAGCCTCGACTGGAAGCGCGCCGAGGCGATCCGCAAAAAGTGGGACGGCCCCTTCTGCCTGAAAGGGATCGTCGCGGTCGAGGATGCGAAGCGCGCCGCCGACATCGGCGCCACCGCAATTATGGTGTCGAACCACGGCGGACGCCAGCTCGACGGCAGCATCGCCCCCTTCGACGCGCTCGCCGCAATCGTCGATGCCGTGGGCGACAGGGTCGAAGTGATCTGCGACGGCGGCATCACGCGCGGCACGCATGTGCTGAAGGCGCTGTCGGTCGGCGCCAAAGCCTGTTCGGGCGGCCGCCTCTATCTCTACGCGCTCGCCGCGGCGGGCGAGGATGGCGTGAGCCGCGCAGTCGCCCTGCTCCGCGCCGAGATCGAGCGCGGCATGAAGCTGATGGGCGCAAGGTCGCTGGCCGACCTCTCGCGCGCCAATCTGCGCTGGCATTGAATCCGGAAAGCGGGGCGGCCTCCCCCTGAGACCGCCCCGGCGCCGGCGTCAGAAGGAGACGCCGAGTGTGAAGATCACGGCGCCGTCGGCGCCGACCGATTCCTTGTAGCCAAAGGCCTTGGGGGCATCGGTGTTGACATAGGCGACGCTGCCGGTGAGCATCTTGTAGCTCGCCGACACGCCGACCGAATAATCGATGACTTCACCGTCGGCGCCGCCCAGGAAGCTGTCGCTCTTTGCAAAGCCGATATGGCCGTTCAGCGTGAAGGGCGTGCTGGGGATCGCGACGCCGGCGTCGGTATAGATATAGACGCCGCTGTCGTCGCCGAGCGAATCCTGGCCGCCCGGCGCCCAGGCGATGCCGGTCTTGATCGAAGCCGGGCCGAGGTCGCCCGAGACCGAGAAATAAGGCTCGATGACCGAACTGTTCGACGTGCCGGGATAAAGATAGAGGGTCGCGCCGATGTCGGCGGTCAGGCCCGGGGCGACCTCGGTCGAATAGCCGCCGAAAACATCGATTTCGGTGCCGTTGGCAAAGCCGATGCTCGATCCCCAGGTGCCGACGTAAAGGCCGCTGTCGTGGCTGATGCTGAAGCCGCCCTGGATCGCGGCCTCTTCGTTCGACTGGCTGAAGCCGCGAAAGCGATAGTCGCTGACGACGGTGGCATTGCCGCTGATGGTGATGCCGTCGCTGGCTTCTTCTTCCTGGGCGAAAGCGGGGGTGGACATCGCCGTCGCGGCGACAAGCGCGCCGATGCACGCGCGTACGAGAGTTTTCATGGACAGATCCCTGTTGGTTGATGGATCGTCCCTGCCTGCCGCACGGCTGCCGGCCTCTTTTCGGGTCTGGTCCCGTCGTGCGTGCGTCGATCTTCACCAGATTGGTGCGGCGCACAAACGAAAAAGCCGCATCCGCCGCGTTAAAACGGCGCGATGCGACTTTTGTGCAACAGGTGATTAGGAATATATGCGCGCCGCGAAATTATATTATGCGGAATCGCACGCC from uncultured Sphingopyxis sp. carries:
- a CDS encoding NAD(P)-dependent oxidoreductase, which gives rise to MSEQKLRISFIGTGVMGGPMAGHLAKAGHDLTVYNRTRSKADVWVAAHGGTAASTPAEAAEDADVVLTCVGNDDDLAQVTLGRDGAFKAMKKGALFVDHTTVSARIARQLSVEADGLGLLCLDAPVSGGEAGAQNGTLSIMCGGSVEAFAAAAPVMQAYAARMVHIGGPGAGQTTKMVNQIAIAGVVQGLSEALRFAQASKLDTDKVFEAVSGGAAASWQMLNRWDTMAKDEFDFGFAVDWMRKDLGLALDEARVNGATLPVASLVDQFYADVQKAGGGRKDTSSLVTRLPK
- a CDS encoding amidohydrolase family protein; protein product: MGLLALLALTLAAPAHADTLIDNVNGITLDKDGKLVRFTGLVIDTEGKVKQLLGRKDKRPERPDFKQDGKGKTLIPGLIDAHGHVMGLGFKLMLLDLSGTGSLAEAQAAIRKYAAENPEMPWIIGSGWNQEKWGLGRFPTAADLDAAVPDRPVWLERVDGHAGWANSAAMAAAKITPASKSPEGGRIEMAGGKPSGVFVDAAMRLIDGAKPKPLARDLDRALYLAQQKLLEQGITTIADMGTTIEEWQAYRRAGDKKQLAVRILSYGGDIDNMAIIAGSEPTPWLYDDRLRMVGVKLYLDGALGSRGAWLKAPYADAPGQKGLPLLTPAQLRNKMVRASMDKFQVAIHAIGDAANAEALAAIADLTADLPGERRWRIEHAQIIDPADIARFAELKVVASMQPIHQPSDRLMAEARLGPDRLKGAYAWRSLQNAGVRLAFGSDVPVESANPFPGIAAAISRTDAKGEPFGGWRPEEAVSRETALDGFTRTAAYAGFAEDRIGTLMPGMRADFLIVDADPMLASPDEIRRMAPLETWVGGYRYYKQKEGATVGR
- a CDS encoding FAD-dependent oxidoreductase, producing the protein MADSPSRRALLTGLAALPVAASAAAAERKERRSKKRKPPKPKVQHVDVAIIGAGVFGAWTAWHLLRAGKSVRLFDAYGAGNARSSSGGASRVIRMGYGADTLYSEMARESLEYWKELSDSASAPIFHNTGVLWFAPQGEAYTQQSLAWLQANRVRHEHGDVSWLQNKYRQIQFYQGETGILETEAGALIAARGVQELIADAQIEVERVVMPAPLFSKRTKRHTLPDGGTADHLVYAAGPWIAELFPQQLMNKIVATRQEVYHFGAPQGDTRFAPPELPVWADFNNGRIVYGIPDLEGAGFKIAFDTHGPAIDPDTLERQLTPAGIAEARAYVARRFPGLAGAPLLGGRVCQYENSSNGDYLIDRLPGQERVWLVGGGSGHGFKNGPAVGKRVAAHILDEDLAVEPRFSFATKGTVAARTVF
- a CDS encoding alpha-hydroxy acid oxidase → MRLTDCHNIDDFRALAKRRLPWPVFDYIDGAADDEVTRRRNRAAFDGCDLIPRVLAGVESVDMKTTLFGREIAMPLFLAPTALQRLFHWQGERAVLRAAANAGTVAGISSLATIGLAEAGALTTGPKLFQLYVHHDEGLNQAMLDAARAAQFDAVALTVDTIVGGNRERCLRSGFTSPPRFTARNMLSYAAKPSWGLNYVLREKFSLPNLATHVSEGSSVPRSVAEYFTSMLDQSLDWKRAEAIRKKWDGPFCLKGIVAVEDAKRAADIGATAIMVSNHGGRQLDGSIAPFDALAAIVDAVGDRVEVICDGGITRGTHVLKALSVGAKACSGGRLYLYALAAAGEDGVSRAVALLRAEIERGMKLMGARSLADLSRANLRWH
- a CDS encoding TorF family putative porin, yielding MKTLVRACIGALVAATAMSTPAFAQEEEASDGITISGNATVVSDYRFRGFSQSNEEAAIQGGFSISHDSGLYVGTWGSSIGFANGTEIDVFGGYSTEVAPGLTADIGATLYLYPGTSNSSVIEPYFSVSGDLGPASIKTGIAWAPGGQDSLGDDSGVYIYTDAGVAIPSTPFTLNGHIGFAKSDSFLGGADGEVIDYSVGVSASYKMLTGSVAYVNTDAPKAFGYKESVGADGAVIFTLGVSF